From a single Mesorhizobium shangrilense genomic region:
- a CDS encoding DUF3168 domain-containing protein — protein sequence MTASGDLQQALFQRLRSDASLSALLGGAGLLERPAENVAFPYVTCGQTSAFDWDTGVQNEADQLVTLHIWSKAHGEAETRAIMDRIKARLAKAVLAIGARGRTHLVLEFSEIRHDDELLLYHGLLRFRAVMQESA from the coding sequence ATGACCGCGTCCGGCGATTTGCAGCAGGCACTATTCCAGAGACTGAGAAGCGATGCATCGCTCTCGGCGCTGCTGGGCGGTGCGGGATTGCTCGAACGGCCAGCCGAGAATGTTGCCTTTCCCTATGTAACGTGCGGCCAGACCAGCGCCTTCGACTGGGACACCGGTGTCCAGAACGAGGCCGATCAGTTGGTCACGCTGCATATCTGGTCAAAGGCCCATGGCGAAGCCGAAACGCGTGCGATCATGGACAGGATAAAGGCGCGCCTCGCCAAGGCGGTGCTGGCCATAGGTGCGCGCGGACGGACACACCTTGTGCTCGAATTCTCCGAGATCCGTCATGACGATGAGCTGCTGCTGTATCACGGGCTGCTGCGTTTTCGCGCCGTGATGCAGGAAAGCGCCTGA